The following coding sequences lie in one Schistocerca serialis cubense isolate TAMUIC-IGC-003099 chromosome 12, iqSchSeri2.2, whole genome shotgun sequence genomic window:
- the LOC126428099 gene encoding MICOS complex subunit MIC13 homolog QIL1 — protein sequence MVWGLIKFGLKAGVAGGAVYYTVEQGVWNDSNRTTELHRRIQENMRPLIQQIPIDMKIPELPKSGELSHDAQYLWNSGVKATFSFLSDLPSLLTGWSIQGYHVLREQLSSSQQTNQQAHSTDKKE from the exons ATGGTGTGGGGCTTAATAAA GTTCGGCTTAAAAGCTGGTGTTGCTGGCGGTGCTGTTTATTACACGGTAGAACAAGGCGTATGGAATGACAGCAACCGCACGACCGAACTTCATCGTAGAATACAAGAAAATATGAGACCATTAATACAACAGATTCCAATAGATATGAAG ATCCCAGAATTGCCTAAAAGTGGAGAGCTGTCTCATGATGCGCAATATCTGTGGAATTCCGGAGTGAAGGCAACATTTAGTTTCCTGAGTGACCTGCCCTCACTGTTGACAGGCTGGAGCATACAAGGATACCATGTGCTCAGAGAACAGTTGTCCAGCAGCCAGCAGACCAATCAGCAGGCACATAGCACTGACAAGAAAGAGTGA